In one Oreochromis aureus strain Israel breed Guangdong linkage group 2, ZZ_aureus, whole genome shotgun sequence genomic region, the following are encoded:
- the arr3b gene encoding arrestin 3b, retinal (X-arrestin) isoform X1: protein MSKVFKKTSGNGTIALYLGKRDFVDNVDSVEIVEGVVKVDPSGLDDRKVYVYLACAFRYGSDDLDVIGLSFRRDIWLHRVQVYPPTGGSEAKSPMMESLMKKVGEQGHAFSFQMPPNLPCSVSLQPGPNDSGKACGVDFEIKAYIANAPDNPDEVIEKKDTCRLMIRKIQFAPANNKAGAKADISKQFMMSDKPVHLEASLEKEVYYHGDPITVKVQINNETNKTVKKIKISVDQLTSVVLYSSDTYVKEVCAQEFGETVNANSTFEKSFQVTPLLANNKEKRGLAVDGRLKDEDTSLASTTLSQGEKEMQGIIISYKVKVTLTVSSGGLLGGFTGSDVVVELPVTLMSPKPAGQISQLTPRMIEAASQGKSSLMQRTQNTKELVISKEKHKMLKFPLYIFNSIINNYENSVIEGHKSVWNFSA, encoded by the exons ATGTCCAA agtATTTAAGAAGACCAGTGGGAATGGAACT ATTGCCTTGTACTTGGGGAAAAGGGACTTTGTGGACAATGTGGATTCAGTAGAAATAGTTG AAGGGGTAGTTAAAGTGGATCCTTCTGGTCTTGACGACAGAAAAG TGTATGTCTATCTTGCTTGTGCCTTCCGCTATGGAAGTGATGACTTGGATGTCATCGGACTGTCCTTCAGAAGGGACATCTGGCTACATCGCGTTCAGGTGTATCCACCTACGGGTGGCAGCGAAGCTAAATCCCCAATGATGGAATCCCTCATGAAAAAAGTTGGAGAGCAGGGGCACGCCTTTTCCTTCCAG aTGCCACCAAATCTTCCATGTTCAGTTTCCTTACAGCCTGGGCCAAATGATTCTGGCAAG GCTTGCGGTGTGGACTTTGAGATTAAAGCATACATTGCCAACGCACCTGACAATCCAGATGAAGTCATTGAAAAAAA GGATACTTGTCGTCTGATGATTCGTAAAATACAGTTCGCCCCAGCTAACAACAAGGCCGGAGCCAAGGCTGATATATCCAAGCAGTTTATGATGAGTGACAAACCGGTGCACTTGGAGGcttcccttgaaaaagag GTTTATTACCATGGAGATCCAATAACCGTTAAAGTACAAATCAACAATGAAACCAACAAGACTGTGAAGAAAATCAAAATCTCAG TTGACCAGCTCACAAGTGTGGTCCTCTACTCATCTGACACTTACGTCAAGGAGGTCTGTGCTCAAGAGTTTGG agagacagtaAATGCCAACTCTACATTTGAGAAGTCCTTCCAAGTAACCCCCCTACTTgccaacaacaaagaaaagcgAGGTCTTGCAGTCGATGGACGTCTAAAGGATGAGGACACCAGCTTAGCATCCACAACGCT GAGTCAAGGAGAGAAGGAGATGCAGGGAATTATTATCTCCTACAAAGTCAAGGTCACTCTTACAGTTTCGAGTGGAGG CTTGCTGGGTGGTTTTACAGGAAG TGATGTGGTCGTGGAACTCCCTGTGACACTGATGTCCCCAAAGCCTGCAG GTCAGATATCACAGTTAACACCACGGATGATTGAAGCAGCCAGTCAAGGAAAATCATCTCTCATGCAGagaacacagaacacaaagGAACTCGTTATCAgcaaagaaaagcacaaaatgCTCAAATTTCCCCTGTATATATTCAATTCTATTATAAATAACTATGAGAACTCAGTTATTGAGGGTCATAAGTCTGTGTGGAATTTCTCTGCGTGA
- the arr3b gene encoding arrestin 3b, retinal (X-arrestin) isoform X3, with product MSKVFKKTSGNGTIALYLGKRDFVDNVDSVEIVEGVVKVDPSGLDDRKVYVYLACAFRYGSDDLDVIGLSFRRDIWLHRVQVYPPTGGSEAKSPMMESLMKKVGEQGHAFSFQMPPNLPCSVSLQPGPNDSGKACGVDFEIKAYIANAPDNPDEVIEKKDTCRLMIRKIQFAPANNKAGAKADISKQFMMSDKPVHLEASLEKEVYYHGDPITVKVQINNETNKTVKKIKISVDQLTSVVLYSSDTYVKEVCAQEFGETVNANSTFEKSFQVTPLLANNKEKRGLAVDGRLKDEDTSLASTTLSQGEKEMQGIIISYKVKVTLTVSSGGLLGGFTGSDVVVELPVTLMSPKPAEVKLD from the exons ATGTCCAA agtATTTAAGAAGACCAGTGGGAATGGAACT ATTGCCTTGTACTTGGGGAAAAGGGACTTTGTGGACAATGTGGATTCAGTAGAAATAGTTG AAGGGGTAGTTAAAGTGGATCCTTCTGGTCTTGACGACAGAAAAG TGTATGTCTATCTTGCTTGTGCCTTCCGCTATGGAAGTGATGACTTGGATGTCATCGGACTGTCCTTCAGAAGGGACATCTGGCTACATCGCGTTCAGGTGTATCCACCTACGGGTGGCAGCGAAGCTAAATCCCCAATGATGGAATCCCTCATGAAAAAAGTTGGAGAGCAGGGGCACGCCTTTTCCTTCCAG aTGCCACCAAATCTTCCATGTTCAGTTTCCTTACAGCCTGGGCCAAATGATTCTGGCAAG GCTTGCGGTGTGGACTTTGAGATTAAAGCATACATTGCCAACGCACCTGACAATCCAGATGAAGTCATTGAAAAAAA GGATACTTGTCGTCTGATGATTCGTAAAATACAGTTCGCCCCAGCTAACAACAAGGCCGGAGCCAAGGCTGATATATCCAAGCAGTTTATGATGAGTGACAAACCGGTGCACTTGGAGGcttcccttgaaaaagag GTTTATTACCATGGAGATCCAATAACCGTTAAAGTACAAATCAACAATGAAACCAACAAGACTGTGAAGAAAATCAAAATCTCAG TTGACCAGCTCACAAGTGTGGTCCTCTACTCATCTGACACTTACGTCAAGGAGGTCTGTGCTCAAGAGTTTGG agagacagtaAATGCCAACTCTACATTTGAGAAGTCCTTCCAAGTAACCCCCCTACTTgccaacaacaaagaaaagcgAGGTCTTGCAGTCGATGGACGTCTAAAGGATGAGGACACCAGCTTAGCATCCACAACGCT GAGTCAAGGAGAGAAGGAGATGCAGGGAATTATTATCTCCTACAAAGTCAAGGTCACTCTTACAGTTTCGAGTGGAGG CTTGCTGGGTGGTTTTACAGGAAG TGATGTGGTCGTGGAACTCCCTGTGACACTGATGTCCCCAAAGCCTGCAG AAGT CAAATTGGATTAA
- the arr3b gene encoding arrestin 3b, retinal (X-arrestin) isoform X2 produces the protein MSKVFKKTSGNGTIALYLGKRDFVDNVDSVEIVEGVVKVDPSGLDDRKVYVYLACAFRYGSDDLDVIGLSFRRDIWLHRVQVYPPTGGSEAKSPMMESLMKKVGEQGHAFSFQMPPNLPCSVSLQPGPNDSGKACGVDFEIKAYIANAPDNPDEVIEKKDTCRLMIRKIQFAPANNKAGAKADISKQFMMSDKPVHLEASLEKEVYYHGDPITVKVQINNETNKTVKKIKISVDQLTSVVLYSSDTYVKEVCAQEFGETVNANSTFEKSFQVTPLLANNKEKRGLAVDGRLKDEDTSLASTTLSQGEKEMQGIIISYKVKVTLTVSSGGLLGGFTGSDVVVELPVTLMSPKPAEVSDITVNTTDD, from the exons ATGTCCAA agtATTTAAGAAGACCAGTGGGAATGGAACT ATTGCCTTGTACTTGGGGAAAAGGGACTTTGTGGACAATGTGGATTCAGTAGAAATAGTTG AAGGGGTAGTTAAAGTGGATCCTTCTGGTCTTGACGACAGAAAAG TGTATGTCTATCTTGCTTGTGCCTTCCGCTATGGAAGTGATGACTTGGATGTCATCGGACTGTCCTTCAGAAGGGACATCTGGCTACATCGCGTTCAGGTGTATCCACCTACGGGTGGCAGCGAAGCTAAATCCCCAATGATGGAATCCCTCATGAAAAAAGTTGGAGAGCAGGGGCACGCCTTTTCCTTCCAG aTGCCACCAAATCTTCCATGTTCAGTTTCCTTACAGCCTGGGCCAAATGATTCTGGCAAG GCTTGCGGTGTGGACTTTGAGATTAAAGCATACATTGCCAACGCACCTGACAATCCAGATGAAGTCATTGAAAAAAA GGATACTTGTCGTCTGATGATTCGTAAAATACAGTTCGCCCCAGCTAACAACAAGGCCGGAGCCAAGGCTGATATATCCAAGCAGTTTATGATGAGTGACAAACCGGTGCACTTGGAGGcttcccttgaaaaagag GTTTATTACCATGGAGATCCAATAACCGTTAAAGTACAAATCAACAATGAAACCAACAAGACTGTGAAGAAAATCAAAATCTCAG TTGACCAGCTCACAAGTGTGGTCCTCTACTCATCTGACACTTACGTCAAGGAGGTCTGTGCTCAAGAGTTTGG agagacagtaAATGCCAACTCTACATTTGAGAAGTCCTTCCAAGTAACCCCCCTACTTgccaacaacaaagaaaagcgAGGTCTTGCAGTCGATGGACGTCTAAAGGATGAGGACACCAGCTTAGCATCCACAACGCT GAGTCAAGGAGAGAAGGAGATGCAGGGAATTATTATCTCCTACAAAGTCAAGGTCACTCTTACAGTTTCGAGTGGAGG CTTGCTGGGTGGTTTTACAGGAAG TGATGTGGTCGTGGAACTCCCTGTGACACTGATGTCCCCAAAGCCTGCAG AAGT GTCAGATATCACAGTTAACACCACGGATGATTGA